In Leptolyngbya sp. 'hensonii', the sequence GCTACTCTGTACACATAATCCCCTCCTGGGAGGGGTAGGTTCAACGCTCCTGCTCCCGTTCCTAGACCCACCCCGGCCCTGCGGGCCACCCCTCCCCAGAGTTTTCTACGTCTAGGTATAGAGCGACTGTGGGATCYCTCGTGCCCAGGCTCCCTCGTGCCCAGGCTCTGCCCTCCCTCGTGCCCAGGCTCTGCCTGGGTACGCCAAGCCCCACCCCGGCCCTGCGGGCCACCCCTCCCCAGAGGGGAGAAGCGGATTCCCATCTACGGCTCGGTGGCGTTGGCTCTGATTTGCCGTAACAAATCCTGGGTGTAGGGATGTCCAGAAAGTCGATCGGCCTGCCCATGCTCCAGCACCTGCTGCAGCAGATTGACGAATCTATTAAAGGTCCCCTTGGTATAGGGATGGTCTGCCCCCAGGCGCTGGTGAAACACCATAATGGCCTGAAGATAGAGGGATTCGGCTTCAGCGTAGCGCCCCTGCGACCGATACAATCCCGCCAGATTGTTGAGACTGGTGGCCACATCCGGATGGTCAGCGCCCAGCCGATCGCGGGTCACCGTTAAACTGAATTATCCAACTTTCAGTGCCTAGTGGTAAGTCAATCAATGATTGACGGGCAGCCAAAATTCAGGTTGTTGATTGGGGTTAAATTTTGCGGGTCTTCGACCCGTCAAAAATTTCCTGACGGAACACTAGCTCAATACTCTATTGTATGGCTCTGCATTAAGTGTGCAGCGGTATCCGGTGTTAATTGCAGGCTCTGCAGAAGGAGAGGACAGCGATCGCTTTTGATTGCATCAAGTGTATATTCGAATGTTCCCTATGCTTAAAGCACTGTCCATAGAGCATACTCAAATGCACCGCTTGCAGATGTGAATGTTTCCTATACTTGAAGCATTGTCCACAGAACGCATTCGGATGGTTGACTTTGCGATTGAATTGCAGGGGCAGCCCATGCGATCGCAACGGGCCATGCAGCTCAATCCAGAGGACTCCGGACTCCCCGACCACCGCGATTCAGCACATGGGTATAAATCATCGTTGTTTTTACATCTTTGTGTCCAAGCAGTTCTTGAATCGTGCGGATGTCGTAGCCGCTTTCTAACAAATGAGTGGCAAAACTGTGACGAAAGGTATGGCAGCCAATCCGCTTGGTGAGCTTCACAGTCTTTGCTGCTTGTTTAACTGCTTTTTGTACTCCACTTTCATGTAAATGATGTCGGCACATTAGCCCGCTGCGAGGATCTTTGGTCATTGAACCAGATGGAAATATATACTGCCCAATCCATTCCCGGTTAGCATTTGGATATTTACGCTCCAACGCAAAGGGCAGATTCACAGATCCGAATCCTCGACTCAAGTCTCGTTGGTGCTGTCGTTGGACACCCACTAGATGATCTTTCAATTCTGCTGCCACAGTCGATGGCAGCATTGTCACACGGCTCTTGCTGCCTTTASCGTCTCTGACAACAATTTGCTGTTGAGCAAARTCAACATCCTTAACTCGTAAGCGCAATCCTTCGATTAAGCGAAGACCACTCCCGTAAAGCAGCTTCACAACCAACTGATAAGTACCGTCACACTGTTGGATTACAGCGATCGCCTCCTGTTTTGTCAACACCGTGGGCACATACTGAGGTCGTTTTGCTCGAACAGCATCAATGCCCGATATTTCTAGATTGAGCACTTCGCGATAGAGAAACAGCAGGGCACTGAGAGCTTGATTCTGGGTCGAAGCGGCGACTTGCCCCTCGACGGCTAGATGGGTGAGAAAAGCTTCAATTTCAGCTTTACCCATCTCCCTGGGATGGCGCTTATTGTGAAACAGGATGTAACGGCGAATCCACTGCACATAGGTTKCTTCWGTGCGGTAGGCGTAGTGCTTGAGCCGAATGGCATCCCGCACCTGATCCAGCAATTTCTTAGGAGGTGACTGCATAGAGAYAAGTAGATGTACTGYGTATYCAATAGTCCATCTGCTCGCCTCCGTAAGGAACCTGAAATTATGCGGAAMGATTCTCGCGAATCAGCTTAAATGGCGTATTATGCTGAAATAATCTCCATAAGTAGTAAAAATAAGGTGTTATGCCGAATCATTCTGCCTATCCGCCCAATTTGGGATCTTATGCAGAAACAATCGGCATAAGTAGCAAATTTTGGGTGTTATGCCGAATCATTCTGCCTATACACCCCGAATTGGGATCTTAGGCGGAAAAATTCCGTCTACTAATAGTTATGCGTCCCAATGCTGATACTTTTAGCCTGTTACTGATCCCTTCTAGTTTGAAACAGCCTAAAGTTTTATGTGCTACTGAGAAATTTATAGGGCAAGGTTTTTAGTAATCAACGCATCTCTTGGGCAAATTTTATGCGTAATTCAACTGGAATACAGATTGATCAGCTCATAGTACACATTGTCAATCCTAGGCAACCTAATGGTTTTGTTCTATCTGAACGTTGCATCCCATTAGACCAAGGAGGAGATTTAACTATTAGATTAAACGAGTATTTCAATCGTCACATTGAAAATTCTCTAAATGACTCAGCCACAACAGCAGCTCGGTTTAAAACTCTCACTGATGGGGGAGTTGTACCAAGCACCTGTCAAGCAGTACTTCATGATGGACTAGATCTTGTAACTGGATCGAAGAAATTAGCAATAAAATTGAAGGAAATCCTTGATAAGGATAGGCGTATCGCCTCTGGTAATTTAGCCATGTGTACTTATCAAGCAGAAAATTATCCAAGTCAAAGATTCATTGCCTTGATGAAAATAGATCCTTCTGATGTCTTCCGGCAAAAGATAGAAATAGATGAGAAAAATCAGCAGTATGTTAGTTTTGAAATCGAAAATGATGTTATGCCCACAACTCAGGAGAAGTTACAGAAATGTGCTTTTATTCAATCTTTGAAGCCAAGATGTGAAGATTATGACATGATGCTTCTTGATCGACAAATACAAAAAAAACAAGCTGCTCAGTTTTTTACACGAGATTTTTTAGAGGTTGAGTTAACCCTTGATGACAAGGAGCGAACTAAGCGACTTTATCGAGGAGGAATAGCTGCGATGAACGATCTCCGTTCCCAA encodes:
- a CDS encoding tetratricopeptide repeat protein, coding for MTRDRLGADHPDVATSLNNLAGLYRSQGRYAEAESLYLQAIMVFHQRLGADHPYTKGTFNRFVNLLQQVLEHGQADRLSGHPYTQDLLRQIRANATEP
- a CDS encoding integron integrase gives rise to the protein MQSPPKKLLDQVRDAIRLKHYAYRTEXTYVQWIRRYILFHNKRHPREMGKAEIEAFLTHLAVEGQVAASTQNQALSALLFLYREVLNLEISGIDAVRAKRPQYVPTVLTKQEAIAVIQQCDGTYQLVVKLLYGSGLRLIEGLRLRVKDVDFAQQQIVVRDXKGSKSRVTMLPSTVAAELKDHLVGVQRQHQRDLSRGFGSVNLPFALERKYPNANREWIGQYIFPSGSMTKDPRSGLMCRHHLHESGVQKAVKQAAKTVKLTKRIGCHTFRHSFATHLLESGYDIRTIQELLGHKDVKTTMIYTHVLNRGGRGVRSPLD
- a CDS encoding nucleoid-associated protein, with protein sequence MRNSTGIQIDQLIVHIVNPRQPNGFVLSERCIPLDQGGDLTIRLNEYFNRHIENSLNDSATTAARFKTLTDGGVVPSTCQAVLHDGLDLVTGSKKLAIKLKEILDKDRRIASGNLAMCTYQAENYPSQRFIALMKIDPSDVFRQKIEIDEKNQQYVSFEIENDVMPTTQEKLQKCAFIQSLKPRCEDYDMMLLDRQIQKKQAAQFFTRDFLEVELTLDDKERTKRLYRGGIAAMNDLRSQLSPEENQAVSLAFDSAIRQDKVNIDQLIEALPLAKEHKEVIEKKLEEFKLPDREFRVHPTFAMSISA